A single window of Methanobacterium sp. Maddingley MBC34 DNA harbors:
- a CDS encoding hypothetical protein (PFAM: Domain of unknown function (DUF1743)~TIGRFAM: methanogenesis imperfect marker protein 11), which yields RMEKVVIGIDDTDTKDKGATWTLAHNIGAELARQGYQYLDHVTVQLYPHNPNKTQNCVAIALVFAVKPGEKDGLIQKVVELLKKDTLSDKTSIAVLRGLSVPDKLRSYSESAKKSMLTVEEAEKVAEDVGVELVEVTGSQGKIGALAALGMYNDIEEAVKVYY from the coding sequence AGAATGGAAAAAGTGGTTATTGGTATTGATGACACTGACACCAAAGACAAAGGTGCCACCTGGACATTAGCCCATAATATTGGTGCAGAACTCGCCCGACAGGGATATCAATATCTGGATCATGTTACAGTGCAATTATATCCTCATAATCCCAACAAAACCCAGAATTGTGTGGCAATAGCCCTTGTTTTTGCGGTGAAACCTGGAGAAAAAGATGGTCTCATTCAAAAGGTAGTTGAACTACTGAAAAAAGATACTTTGTCTGATAAAACTTCAATTGCTGTTCTTAGAGGTTTGTCTGTCCCGGATAAGCTGCGATCATACTCTGAATCTGCAAAAAAATCCATGCTAACTGTGGAAGAAGCTGAAAAAGTGGCCGAAGATGTAGGAGTGGAACTGGTGGAAGTCACCGGTTCTCAGGGAAAAATTGGTGCATTGGCTGCTTTGGGGATGTACAATGATATTGAAGAGGCAGTAAAGGTTTATTACTGA